The Vigna radiata var. radiata cultivar VC1973A unplaced genomic scaffold, Vradiata_ver6 scaffold_247, whole genome shotgun sequence region ATGCCGCTGACGCAACCCCAACCACAAATTCCGTCGCCACCACCGCAGCCACCACTTCCACGACCACCATCGTCAGCGCAACCgctgccaccaccaccataaccacacccaccacaacaaccaccactaccaccacaaCGACCACCACGACCATCATCGCCGTCACTACCACTGCCGTCACCACCACTGCCGTCACCACCACTGTCGTCACCACCACCGTCGTcactaccaccaccactacAACTGCCACCACAACAACCAACACCActaccacaaccaccaccaccaacatcGTGGCCACCGCCGCCACCACTACCTTAATCGCCAACGTCCCTCCACCGCAGCCACTGCCACCACCGCCACTGCCAAAAGCACCGCTACGACCACCACCACACCAATGCCGCTGACGGAACCCCAACCACAAATTCCGTGGCCGCCACCACTGCACCGCCAATGCCACTACCACCACCTTTGCCGATACCACCACCGCAACTGCtgccaccacaaccaccacaacaaccactACCATCACCACACCGTCACTGCTCCCACCGCAACAACCACTGCCACAACTGCCACTGCCACCGCGACCGCcttcaccaccaccacaaccaccaccaccgtcaCCGCCGCTGCCACCATCCCCGCCCCCCCACCACCACCACGACCATCatcaccacaaccaccaccacaaccacaaccacgaCCACCTCAAaaaccaccacaaccaccaccattgTCGGTCacaccgccgccaccaccactaCAACCACCACCGTCGTCGCCGCCGCCGCCATCGCCACCACCCCCACttccaacaccaccaccaccaccatcgttGTCGTCGCCGCCTCAACAACGACCGCCACCACTNNNNNNNNNNNNNNNNNNNNNNNNNNNNNNNNNNNNNNNNNNNNNNNNNNNNNNNNNNNNNNNNNNNNNNNNNNNNNNNNNNNNNNNNNNNNNNNNNNNNNNNNNNNNNNNNNNNNNNNNNNNNNNNNNNNNNNNNNNNNNNNNNNNNNNNNNNNNNNNNNNNNNNNNNNNNNNNNNNNNNNNNNNNNNNNNNNNNNNNNNNNNNNNNNNNNNNNNNNNNNNNNNNNNNNNNNNNNNNNNNNNNNNNNNNNNNNNNNNNNNNNNNNNNNNNNNNNNNNNNNNNNNNNNNNNNNNNNNNNNNNNNNNNNNNNNNNNNNNNNNNNNNNNNNNNNNNNNNNNNNNNNNNNNNNNNNNNNNNNNNNNNNNNNNNNNNNNNNNNNNNNNNNNNNNNNNNNNNNNNNNNNNNNNNNNNNNNNNNNNNNNNNNNNNNNNNNNNNNNNNNNNNNNNNNNNNNNNNNNNNNNNNNNNNNNNNNNNNNNNNNNNNNNNNNNNNNNNNNNNCCACAACCACCAacacaaccacaaccacaaccacaagAACCACCACTACACCATCACCGCCACCGACGACTCCGCCACTACCACtgccactaccaccaccaccaccaccgtcgtCACCCCcactgccaccaccaccacaactaCCACTTCCACCaacacaaccaccaccaccaacaaaaacaccaccaccaccactgtcGCAACccccccaccaccaccactaccatcACCACCCCCACAACAACCACCCCTACCACCACTGTCGCCGCCACCGCCTCCACCGCCACTGTGACCACTATCGCCGCCACCGCCACTACCACTACCACCAGAACCACCCCCATCGTCAGTGCCACAATCGATGTCACCACCAGCACCACCATTGTCGCCTCCACCGTCGCCGCCTCCACCGCCACTCCCACTGCCACAACCACCACTACCGTTGTCGTCGCTGCCACCACAACccccacaaccaccaccactaaCGCTATCTCCGCCACtgccactaccaccaccaccaccacactaccaccaccatcaccaccaccactaccaccaccgcCACGGGCACGACAACCATGACCACGACCACtgccaccaccatcaccaccaccaccaccaccaccaccacgaccatcaccaccaccaccaccaccataaccATCACCACCGCTGCCGCCGCCGCTGCCACTACcgacaccaccaccaccaccgccaccgccacAACCCCCACCACAATCACCACCATCACCCACCACCGTCGGAGCCACTGCCGCCACCGCCACTACCACTCTAATCATCACCACCACAAACCTCGGCGCCACCACCGCCACTCtcaacaccaccaccactagaaccaccaccaccaaaaaCCACCACAGCCACCGTCGCTGCTGCTTTGACCACGACCATGACCAGCGTCGGCGCATGCggcaccaccaccaccacaacgaCCACCACCATCGTCGTTACAACCATCACTACCACCCACCGCcatcatcaccaccaccatTGCCACCTCTTCCGATGCCACCACCACCCCCAACACCACCCCCGCCACCATCACcgcaacaaccaccaccaccacaacctcCACCACAACttctaccaccaccaccaccatcgtcGCCGCCACTCCCGCAACCACCACTATGACAACCACCGCCATCACCATAACTaccacaaccaccacaaccacaaccaccaccactaccatcGTCGCTGCCACCGCCGTTTGACATCCACCACCACTCTCGTCACTGCCACCGTTGCCACtgccaccaccacaaccaccaccacaaccacaaccaccaccctTACCGTCGCCGCGACTATCGCCACCGCCACAACAACCACCAGCACAAAAATCATCACCATCAATGCTACCACCACAacgaccaccaccaccaccatcggCGCAACGGCCGCCATCACCACCATCAtgacaaccaccaccaccacaaccaccaccactaGCACCACTACCACGACCACCGAGAGAGCCACAGCCGTcgccacaaccaccaccacctacACCACCTGGTGGGTGTCACGACCcttacaaatttgattgcaattaggaatgcagtatagtactaggaagtgactcctaggtcgtctctcaaggaccaaactatggttTGTGAATCAGGTCTAACAGAAAGTGGGGGGTTTTGGGTAAaagtttaaaacatataatgTAAACATAAACCTTTTTCTATTGCTAACCGTGACCTAAGTACACctcttccaaaataaaattaatcaccATCATAATCCAGCAAAAAAATAGTAATGTCTCATTCTCTAAATTCAAGCAAGCAAAAACGGAGTGCATTTGAAGTGATAGTTGCCCCAACCTCTTCACGCTGAAccttttttcattaaaaaataaaaataaaaattcaaagataaaaaaaaaaaaaactaagcaTGAGGCTGGACCGTGCCTCCCTCTGCCAGGACTTGAAtatccttgcacaccaactccTAATGAATTCTTCATTCACACTAAAATTTAGGTGCAACTCTCTTCATTGCAAAGTGTGACAAGACTACTCCCTATCACCGTACTACATTTCtttctatcaaaattaataagctttttctcttttcattcccaaggtcaacaaaataaaagcaaaataaattactccattctaaaaaaaattgattgcaatgcaaatgaaaataaacgTGAGAATGTGCCCTTCATGCTGCATCAACGTTTCAGTTTccgaaaaaaaaatgagaaaatgaaatatgaacCATGGCTGTAATGTGATACCAAACAATGCATTGCTGACTCTTCTTGCTTCAATTAAAAGGTGCGTGCAAACCTAAAATGAAACAACAAAGGATGCTTCTCCAGAACAtgcaaagtaaaagaaaaaaaaaagaaaaaaaagaaaagggtgtGTGGCGCTGGATGGATTCCTTTATCCCGTTCCACCAcaagaaaacaatataaatcTTCACTCAAAAATGCACAAAAGAACCAAAATNAAGGGCCAAACTATGATTCTTCCATGCCACAAAATATAGCCAGCGTACAAGTGCGTTTTCGGCAAGCAAAGAAAAGGTTCcagctaaaaaaaaaaaacttctttcaTTCAACCACCATCTAAAAACATAAACATTGTTTTCCACAAAAACTTCTTCCAACCACTTTCAAAGCCAAGCGTGACAGCCCTCTGCCAACCTACCGAGAGTGAATCCCAAAAATAATGACGGCTGAAAATGGAATGTTCCCTCTCTAGggttgtgtgttttaaaatgggtggggtccatcctaaaaccctagggtgatAAGTGTCCTACAACTTTGGGcctatcataaatttttaataatggcCCAATGTGTAAGAgattgtccaaaaagtttaaacaattaaaattacaatacaactaaaatttaaaatgtctaatttgagagtcttgaatttatttggtgtcctccaaatgtcccaaattgtgtttccaaaattttccctcaaaataataatgcaaataattagctcagaaaatttaaattaattaaaattagaatttctggtcaaattaagcataattaggaaaaacgggaaaatactggacatttaagcacaattccctgattaattctagcgcaataaactaagtaaaatcaataaaatatcgactcatcaccaccaccaccaccacaaatACCACCACCCCGCtgccgccgccgccaccaccaccaccagcacCACGACCACTAACCCCACCCCCACAACCACAATCACCACTACCACTGCCACCACTACCGCTGTTgtcaccgccaccaccaccaccaccaccacaaccactaGACACACCGCCGCCGTAGCCGCCACCACAACCACCGCaaccgccgccaccaccaccaccacaacctcCACCACAACTTCTAtaaccgccaccaccaccaccatcgtcgccgccaccgccgccgccaccactggcacaaccaccaccaacaccaccacTACCACAATCACCACCATCACCCTCGTCTCCACCACAGCCGCCACTAcgaccatcaccaccaccaccaccacaaccacaaccaccaccaccaccaccaccaccaccatcaccgtCGCCGCCATCACCACTGGCACCACCACCACAaacaccatcaccaccaccgccaccaacACACAACCGCCGCCGCCGCCGTTGCCACCGCTGTCGCGGTGACCCCCatcaccacaaccacaacaacaccgccaccaccaccacaaccacaacagccacaaccacaaccaccaccaacCCGCTGCCGCCATCGCCACCTCCAGCAGCACCAAACCATTAaccccaccaccaccaccaccaccaccgccgccgccatcaccaccaccaccaccaccacaacaactACCAATATTGCCACCACAACCACCGACACCGCCGCCGCAACAACTACCGCAAAACCTACCATCATAGACGCCGCCCCTACCGCCACCACAACAACCGCCACCAACATCACCACGTCCACAACCTCCACCACCACAACTcctgccaccaccaccacaaccacaaccgtggtcgccgccaccaccaccaccaccccgACCACCACCCTCATCGCCAACATCGTTGTTACAACCACCACTACCACCcatcaccaccatcaccaccaccaatGCCACCTTCGCCgacgccaccaccaccaccaaaaccaccaccaccaccgccaccaccaccacaaccacaaccgtggtcgccgccaccaccaccaccaccaccaccaccaccaccaccataaccacccccaccacaacaaccaccactaccaccaccgccaccaccgccGCCACCAACACCTCNNNNNNNNNNNNNNNNNNNNNNNNNNNNNNNNNNNNNNNNNNNNNNNNNNNNNNNNNNNNNNNNNNNNNNNNNNNNNNNNNNNNNNNNNNNNNNNNNNNNNNNNNNNNNNNNNNNNNNNNNNNNNNNNNNNNNNNNNNNNNNNNNNNNNNNNNNNNNNNNNNNNNNNNNNNNNNNNNNNNNNNNNNNNNNNAACACCACCACCAATACCAAAACCAGCACCACCACCGCCACTGCCGCCTCAACCACCACCACCTACACCACCTCCACAACAACCACCAACACCGCCACCACCGCCGCCACCAACACctccgccaccaccaccaccaccatcaccacctccaccaccagCAGCAGCActacaaccaccaccaccacaaccaccactaccaccacatCCACCACCGTTGTTGcggccaccaccaccaccaccattgtCGCCGACACCGCCATCGCAACCACCCCCAACACCACAACCATCACCACCATTACACcaatcaccaccaccaccaccgtcgcTGCCACCAACGTTGTGACATCCACCACCACCCTCGTCGCCGCCACCGTCGCCattgccaccaccaccacaaccaccataATCACTGTCGCCGCTACCGCCACTACCACCACTGCGCAACCGCTGTCGCCACCACCATCACTGCCATAACCACCACCGCCGCCACCGCCGCCCcaaccaccgccaccaccattACAACCACCACTATCGTCGCCGCCACGTCCACTACCACCACctccacaacaaccaccaccatcacaaccacaaccaccaccaccaataCCATCACCGCCAGCACCGCTGCCGCCGCccccaccaccaccgccaccactaCAACCACCATAAACACCACCACCGTCACCGCCAAGACCaataccaccaccaccacaacaacaaccacccTCTAAAATCaccaccaccgccgccgccACTATCACCCCAAGTCCACCCCcgcctccaccaccaccaccaccaccacaaccaccaccatcgCCGCCGCCGCCACAAGCACCACATCCACCACCGACACCACCACAACCTCTGTCGCCGTCGCAACCATCGCCGCCACCACAAACACCACCACCCCTGCAGCCACCACCACTGCTACCAGCACCACCACAACctccacaaccaccaccacaagCACCGTCACCGCCAACGTCGCCAGCACATCGCTTACgaccaccaccacaacaaccaccaccatcaccaccacaaTCGCCgctgccaccaccaccatctACAATACCACCCTCGCCACCACCACCATTCACAACAGCACCCCTGCCACCACCACCTTTGCCGCCATCgcccccaccaccaccaccaccaccaccactaccaaaaccaccaccaccgccgtCGCCGCCGCCGcaaccaccaccgccaccacaaccacaaccaccatcaacaccaccgccaccgccacAACCACAAC contains the following coding sequences:
- the LOC106778223 gene encoding glycine-rich cell wall structural protein 2-like, translated to MVVIVVGVVAVAVVVVVSVVAAAAAAVVMVMVVVVVCGGGGGSGSGGDSVSGGGCGGCGGSDDNGSGGCGSGSGGGGGDGGGDNGGAGGDIDCGTDDGGGSGGSGSGGGGDSGHSGGGGGGGDSGGRGGCCGGGDGSGGGGGVATVVVVVFLLVVVVVLVEVVVVVVVAVGVTTVVVVVVVAVVVAESSVAVMV
- the LOC106778224 gene encoding glycine, alanine and asparagine-rich protein-like; amino-acid sequence: MVVVVAVIEVVVEVVVVVVAAVAVVVVAATAAVCLVVVVVVVVVAVTTAVVVAVVVVIVVVGVGLVVVVLVVVVAAAAAGWCMKGTFSRGVGGGGCGDGCGSLGGRGSGASGGGCGGGGCHDGGDGGRCADGGGGGRCGGSIDGDDFCAGGCCGGGDSRGDGKGGGCGCGGGCGGGSGNGGSDESGGGCQTAVAATMVVVVVVVVVVVVVMVMAVVVIVVVAGVAATMVVVVVEVVVEVVVVVVVAVMVAGVVLGVVVASEEVAMVVVMMAVGGSDGCNDDGGGRCGGGGAACADAGHGRGQSSSDGGCGGFWWWWF